The following coding sequences lie in one Megalodesulfovibrio gigas DSM 1382 = ATCC 19364 genomic window:
- a CDS encoding P-loop NTPase family protein, which translates to MTPADHTDSAGELTALSRQLRELSRRLDRLEARAGQAHAQLAEQRQAVAEVEAFLDVAPRAQELLDELTRRLFDEMLGDVESTLTQAIREILGQERQARTRRSVKDGRLAIEFYIESPEGEEDIRRGQGGSVCNIVSAGLRLIALSQLDQARHRPFLVLDEGDCWLKPDLVPRFMDLVARTAKALGLQVLVISHHPMDLFALKADRIFGLAPSREHGVVLDCILEHGRKTQRQHQEPARGLQVEQH; encoded by the coding sequence ATGACGCCGGCCGACCATACCGATTCTGCCGGAGAGTTGACGGCCCTTTCCCGGCAGCTGCGGGAGCTTTCCCGCCGTCTGGACCGCCTGGAGGCTCGCGCCGGCCAGGCCCATGCCCAGCTTGCCGAACAACGCCAGGCCGTTGCCGAGGTGGAAGCCTTTCTGGACGTCGCCCCCCGCGCCCAGGAGCTGCTGGACGAACTGACACGCCGGCTCTTTGATGAAATGCTGGGCGACGTGGAATCGACGCTCACCCAGGCCATCCGCGAGATTCTGGGCCAGGAACGCCAGGCCCGCACCCGGCGCAGCGTCAAGGATGGCCGGCTGGCCATCGAATTCTATATCGAAAGCCCCGAGGGCGAGGAAGACATCCGCCGCGGCCAGGGCGGCTCGGTGTGCAACATTGTTTCGGCCGGGCTGCGGCTTATCGCCCTCTCCCAGCTGGATCAGGCCCGACACCGGCCCTTCCTGGTGCTGGACGAAGGCGACTGCTGGCTCAAGCCGGATCTGGTGCCCCGGTTCATGGACCTCGTGGCCCGCACGGCCAAGGCGCTTGGACTGCAAGTGCTGGTCATCAGTCATCATCCTATGGACCTGTTCGCCCTCAAGGCAGACCGCATCTTCGGCCTGGCGCCATCCCGCGAGCATGGCGTGGTTCTGGACTGCATTCTGGAACATGGCCGCAAGACCCAGCGGCAGCACCAAGAACCGGCACGCGGATTGCAAGTCGAACAGCATTGA
- a CDS encoding metallophosphoesterase family protein, with product MDIERADLPAIACAGILFCTDVHLAGTPPGQRLPGYTEQTLAKLAFCLEQAASRNLLPVICGDLFHWPRENPNTLLVRCIELFKPLAATPLKCWVLVGNHDKWQANYTDDVSMAVLESAGVIHVMKEAGPQCRVLIDGHVALLGASPDMAPLPKAVERDEADTVLWVSHHGLGFPDYADQRQPLRELPGVDWLINGHLHQPQPPQRRGMTTWVNLGSLTRMSFAPRVKERRPAAAIWRPGMTELERLDVPFLPFEDVFPDQPFPDTQIKEGGESLFLRGLERLVWKRTREGAGLGQFLSDNLDPTLPESQIILSLYEEIIHGGAQND from the coding sequence ATGGACATTGAACGCGCCGATCTTCCCGCCATCGCCTGCGCAGGCATCCTGTTTTGCACGGATGTCCACCTGGCCGGCACGCCGCCCGGGCAGCGCCTGCCCGGCTACACCGAACAGACCCTGGCCAAGCTGGCCTTTTGTCTGGAGCAGGCCGCATCCCGCAACCTGCTGCCGGTCATCTGCGGCGATCTTTTCCACTGGCCGCGGGAGAATCCAAACACCCTGCTGGTGCGCTGCATCGAGCTGTTCAAACCCCTGGCCGCCACCCCCCTCAAGTGCTGGGTGCTCGTGGGCAACCATGACAAATGGCAGGCCAATTACACGGACGACGTCTCCATGGCCGTGCTGGAGAGCGCCGGCGTGATCCACGTGATGAAGGAAGCCGGCCCGCAGTGCCGCGTCCTGATTGACGGGCATGTGGCCCTGCTGGGCGCATCGCCGGACATGGCCCCCCTGCCCAAGGCCGTGGAGCGCGACGAGGCCGATACCGTGCTCTGGGTCTCCCATCACGGGCTGGGGTTCCCAGACTATGCAGACCAGCGCCAGCCCCTGCGCGAGCTGCCGGGTGTGGATTGGCTGATCAACGGCCACCTGCACCAGCCCCAGCCGCCCCAGCGCCGCGGCATGACCACCTGGGTGAACCTCGGCAGCCTGACGCGCATGAGCTTTGCCCCGCGAGTCAAGGAGCGTCGCCCGGCCGCAGCCATCTGGCGTCCCGGCATGACCGAGCTGGAACGGCTGGACGTGCCCTTTCTGCCCTTTGAAGACGTCTTCCCCGATCAACCGTTCCCGGACACCCAGATCAAGGAAGGCGGGGAATCCCTGTTCCTCAGGGGCCTGGAGCGGCTGGTCTGGAAACGCACCCGCGAGGGCGCGGGCCTGGGGCAGTTCCTCAGCGACAATCTTGACCCTACCCTCCCGGAATCACAAATCATTCTCAGCCTGTACGAGGAGATCATCCATGGCGGCGCCCAAAACGACTGA
- a CDS encoding AAA family ATPase, which yields MIKKIILHNFMAHGHSEIALAEGVTVLTGPNNTGKSAVVEALRCLSENPALGRAFIRHGKKQATVAVELEDGTLLRWHRKKTTSWYEIERPGQEPESFYKMGQGKAPPQVLELLRIQPVDIDDKNRVDVHLSDQRTPIFLIDRPPAQVAHFFAASSEGAHLLAMQDLLKSKIRDAKKDRQTLQLAQQAQRGMLDRLAALPDIALALEAAEAEEHELTALAAALPRLAQCVTQMRQLRERRALLARRRLVLEPLDLPPTLEPVDRLLRHLARRAELAATQQSLLGRRHVLEPLAGPSGLEPVRPLARHLADRQALAMRTTRLERRKTVLQALDEPPALAEAARPAALLQQWRDLAQRQAAARGRGDALETLNPPPVLEPVAPLAAMLQALRRLNVQREQARQRRQAAESALVAQREAVAARLEAIGHCPTCGQVLSRATLDEFLEGGHGH from the coding sequence ATGATCAAAAAAATCATCCTCCACAACTTCATGGCCCACGGCCACAGCGAAATCGCCCTGGCCGAGGGCGTGACCGTGCTCACCGGCCCCAACAACACCGGCAAATCCGCCGTGGTGGAGGCCCTGCGCTGCCTGAGCGAAAATCCGGCCCTGGGTCGGGCGTTCATCCGGCACGGAAAAAAGCAGGCCACCGTGGCCGTGGAGCTGGAAGACGGCACCCTCCTGCGCTGGCATCGCAAGAAAACCACGTCCTGGTACGAGATCGAGCGGCCAGGGCAGGAGCCGGAATCCTTCTATAAAATGGGCCAGGGCAAGGCCCCGCCGCAGGTGCTGGAGCTGCTGCGGATCCAGCCCGTGGACATCGACGACAAGAATCGCGTGGATGTGCACCTGAGCGACCAACGCACGCCCATTTTTCTCATCGACCGCCCCCCGGCCCAGGTGGCCCACTTTTTCGCCGCCTCCAGCGAGGGCGCGCACCTGCTGGCCATGCAGGATCTGTTGAAGAGCAAGATTCGGGACGCCAAAAAGGATCGCCAGACCCTGCAGCTTGCCCAGCAGGCCCAGCGCGGCATGCTGGATCGCCTGGCGGCGCTGCCGGATATCGCCCTGGCCCTGGAGGCCGCCGAAGCCGAGGAGCACGAACTGACCGCCCTGGCCGCCGCCCTGCCGCGACTGGCCCAGTGCGTAACGCAAATGCGGCAGCTTCGGGAACGCCGGGCACTGCTGGCCCGTCGCCGCCTTGTCCTGGAGCCCCTGGACCTTCCGCCGACCCTGGAGCCGGTGGATCGCCTGCTCCGGCACCTGGCCCGCCGGGCCGAACTGGCAGCCACGCAGCAATCCCTCCTCGGTCGTCGCCATGTCCTGGAGCCCCTGGCCGGCCCCTCCGGGCTGGAGCCGGTGCGGCCCCTGGCGCGCCATCTGGCGGATCGGCAGGCCCTGGCGATGCGGACAACCCGTCTGGAGAGACGCAAGACCGTGCTGCAGGCATTGGACGAACCGCCGGCACTGGCCGAGGCAGCCCGACCCGCCGCCCTGCTGCAGCAGTGGCGTGATCTCGCGCAACGGCAGGCAGCCGCCAGGGGCCGGGGGGATGCCCTGGAAACCCTGAACCCGCCGCCCGTGCTGGAGCCGGTGGCTCCCCTGGCGGCCATGCTGCAGGCCCTGCGCCGCCTCAATGTGCAACGCGAACAGGCCCGGCAGCGGCGGCAGGCGGCGGAATCGGCCCTGGTGGCACAACGCGAGGCCGTCGCCGCCCGGTTGGAGGCCATCGGCCACTGCCCCACCTGCGGGCAGGTCCTCTCCCGCGCCACCCTGGACGAATTTCTGGAGGGCGGCCATGGACATTGA
- a CDS encoding tRNA1(Val) (adenine(37)-N6)-methyltransferase: protein MIEQPARLFPRGLAQPAQGFRFAVDSLLLAAWAAQGLRPGGRILDLGCGSGVIGLGLLLLDEAATLLGLDIDPDMLACARENARRLALAERAGFVAADVREARTTLPAAGFGLVVCNPPWRTPGSGQPAQPQRQAARFHEDGSSLADFLTLAAHALPVRGRCCLVHRADALAEVIAVCRAAGLEPKRLRCVHPRPDRPAKLLLLEARKHAGQELAIEPPLFLYDDAPAPAPLPGARAPLSAAALALCPWLACNAGGTVSS from the coding sequence ATGATCGAGCAGCCGGCCCGCCTGTTTCCCCGCGGCCTGGCCCAGCCGGCGCAGGGCTTCCGCTTTGCCGTGGATTCCCTGCTCCTGGCTGCCTGGGCAGCGCAGGGGCTGCGGCCCGGCGGGCGCATCCTGGACCTCGGCTGCGGGTCGGGCGTCATCGGCCTGGGCCTGCTGCTGTTGGACGAGGCCGCCACGCTCCTGGGCCTGGATATTGATCCGGACATGCTCGCCTGCGCCCGGGAGAACGCCCGCCGGCTGGCACTGGCAGAACGCGCCGGATTTGTGGCGGCGGATGTGCGCGAAGCCAGGACGACGCTGCCTGCCGCCGGCTTCGGGCTGGTGGTCTGCAATCCGCCCTGGCGGACGCCGGGATCCGGACAGCCGGCGCAGCCGCAACGGCAGGCCGCCCGGTTTCACGAGGATGGCTCGTCCCTGGCGGATTTTCTGACCCTGGCCGCCCATGCCCTGCCGGTGCGCGGCCGCTGTTGCCTGGTGCATCGGGCCGATGCCCTGGCCGAGGTGATCGCCGTCTGCCGCGCTGCCGGGCTGGAGCCCAAACGGCTGCGCTGCGTGCATCCCCGGCCGGATCGTCCGGCCAAACTGCTGCTGCTGGAGGCGCGCAAGCACGCCGGGCAGGAGCTGGCCATTGAACCGCCGCTCTTTTTGTACGATGATGCGCCGGCCCCGGCGCCGCTGCCGGGCGCACGTGCGCCGCTCTCCGCCGCCGCCCTGGCGCTGTGCCCCTGGCTGGCCTGCAACGCAGGCGGGACTGTCTCGTCATGA